The following proteins are co-located in the Triplophysa dalaica isolate WHDGS20190420 chromosome 2, ASM1584641v1, whole genome shotgun sequence genome:
- the LOC130411776 gene encoding DEP domain-containing protein 7-like — MNCSLQEDQPQKTAFFRRKWRAVKRILTGSNRGSYRFDHPPSSFEPDPSCPRLVSFRKLDDTQPGPTTKSHLAEMDPAKNKPVVHERANPQPPPVTADTGIAGKPFRATQVWNSVVDNLQTQVKVKKRRHNLKIYQDCFSGSEAVDVVLAHIIQSKVCKDAEVPRSKAVRLCQHLNDANVFEEVDTNVFRKNKSHAKFKDSSYSLYRFLPTTGTSSTPWIRHIIPRDHREKF, encoded by the exons ATGAACTGCAGCCTGCAAG aagATCAACCACAGAAGACTGCCTTCTTCAGGAGAAAATGGCGGGCAGTTAAAAGAATATTGACTGGGAGTAACAGAGGGAGTTACCGGTTTGACCATCCTCCATCCAGTTTCGAGCCTGACCCATCCTGCCCTAGACTTGTGTCATTCAGGAAACTGGATGATACACAGCCTGGTCCAACGACTAAATCCCATCTGGCTGAAATGGACCCAGCCAAAAATAAGCCAGTCGTGCACGAGCGAGCCAACCCTCAGCCTCCACCCGTCACAGCAG ACACCGGGATTGCTGGGAAGCCGTTCCGAGCCACGCAGGTCTGGAATAGCGTCGTCGACAACCTTCAGACGCAGGTGAAGGTGAAGAAGAGACGACACAATCTGAAAATCTATCAGGATTGTTTTTCGGGCTCGGAAGCTGTGGATGTGGTTCTGGCTCATATCATTCAGAGCAAGGTCTGCAAAGATGCAGAGGTGCCTCGATCCAAAGCCGTTCGACTCTGCCAGCACCTCAATGATGCCAATGTCTTTGAGGAGGTGGACACCAACGTTTTTAGGAAGAATAAGAGTCATGCGAAATTTAAGGACAGCAGCTATAGTCTGTATAGGTTTCTCCCGACCACGGGCACATCAAGCACACCATGGATTAGGCACATCATCCCCAGAGACCATCGAGAGAAGTTTTAA